In Mastigocladopsis repens PCC 10914, a single window of DNA contains:
- a CDS encoding alpha/beta hydrolase produces the protein MAGNATHNSPKKLLTIAGAIALTLAGGVAFAKTQEIELGVNQPTRSHDVKMARNLQQSADYKPGLNRVTFQSEGVKMVGNLYLPASYKPGDKLPSVVVTGAWTTVKEQMPDLYAKKLAEQGLATFTFDFRFWGESGGEPRQYESPQKKIQDMKNAVTYLQSLPMIDANRIGGLGVCASAGYMAEAVAEDTRFKSFVTVAAWLHDPESLRTLFGEEGVRRKMQAGMAAQKKYAQTGQVEYVPAYKQNDPKAAMSSPLSYYGSSSRGAIGQWKNQFAEMSWVEWLQFNALAAAPKVNVPTLFIHSDNSALPDNVRKFYNTMPGPKNLFWTQGQHTDFYDQEPYVNKAVQVAAVHFKNTLLDVKSAQK, from the coding sequence ATGGCTGGCAATGCAACTCATAATTCTCCCAAAAAACTTCTCACTATCGCAGGAGCGATCGCCCTAACTTTAGCAGGCGGCGTTGCTTTTGCCAAAACTCAGGAAATTGAGCTTGGTGTAAATCAACCAACCAGAAGTCATGATGTAAAAATGGCGCGTAACTTGCAACAGTCTGCTGACTACAAACCAGGCTTAAATAGAGTGACTTTCCAAAGTGAAGGTGTCAAGATGGTCGGCAACTTGTATCTGCCTGCTTCCTATAAGCCGGGTGATAAGCTTCCATCTGTTGTGGTCACAGGGGCGTGGACAACGGTGAAGGAGCAAATGCCTGATTTATACGCCAAAAAGCTTGCAGAGCAAGGATTGGCAACATTCACGTTTGATTTTCGCTTCTGGGGTGAAAGTGGCGGTGAACCACGCCAGTATGAATCGCCACAAAAGAAAATTCAGGACATGAAGAATGCCGTGACGTACTTACAGTCACTACCTATGATTGATGCTAACCGCATCGGTGGATTGGGTGTGTGTGCCAGTGCTGGTTATATGGCAGAGGCAGTAGCTGAAGATACTAGATTCAAATCGTTTGTCACCGTCGCTGCTTGGCTGCATGACCCTGAGTCTTTGCGTACGCTGTTTGGTGAAGAAGGAGTGCGTCGCAAAATGCAAGCTGGGATGGCTGCACAAAAGAAATATGCTCAAACTGGTCAAGTTGAGTATGTCCCAGCTTACAAGCAAAATGATCCAAAAGCTGCCATGTCAAGTCCGCTTTCTTATTACGGCAGTTCTTCTCGCGGTGCCATTGGGCAGTGGAAGAACCAGTTTGCAGAGATGTCGTGGGTAGAATGGTTGCAGTTTAATGCTCTTGCCGCAGCTCCTAAAGTCAATGTTCCGACGCTTTTCATTCACAGTGACAATTCGGCTTTGCCAGACAACGTGCGTAAATTCTACAATACCATGCCCGGACCAAAGAACTTGTTTTGGACACAAGGACAGCACACTGACTTCTACGACCAAGAACCGTATGTTAACAAAGCGGTGCAAGTTGCTGCTGTTCACTTCAAAAACACACTTTTGGATGTAAAATCTGCCCAGAAATAA
- a CDS encoding SDR family NAD(P)-dependent oxidoreductase — translation MTDNFEQTTPPQANSASRKLTKGLNRRRMMLGGASVAGVAATIFAGRAQANTQKPPAPQATTNSNGKFAGKVVLITGATSGIGEGTAYAFAREGAKVFFCGRRENLGKQVEAKIKGFGGEATYMQADVRREEDVKAFIDACVNKYGRIDIAFNNAGIESKPATIAERWHGVPAKGDRSKNGWT, via the coding sequence ATGACAGACAACTTTGAACAAACAACACCCCCACAGGCGAACAGCGCCAGTAGAAAGTTAACAAAAGGGCTTAACAGACGACGGATGATGCTTGGTGGTGCCTCTGTTGCGGGAGTAGCGGCAACGATATTTGCAGGACGCGCCCAAGCAAACACCCAGAAACCGCCTGCACCACAAGCAACCACAAATTCCAACGGCAAATTTGCAGGCAAGGTGGTGCTGATTACTGGTGCGACTTCCGGTATTGGGGAAGGAACGGCTTATGCCTTTGCGCGGGAAGGAGCAAAAGTCTTCTTCTGCGGACGACGTGAAAACTTGGGCAAACAAGTTGAAGCCAAAATTAAAGGTTTCGGTGGCGAAGCAACGTATATGCAAGCCGATGTTAGAAGAGAAGAAGATGTAAAAGCATTTATTGACGCTTGTGTCAATAAGTATGGTCGGATTGACATTGCCTTCAACAATGCAGGTATTGAGAGCAAACCCGCCACAATTGCCGAGCGATGGCACGGAGTGCCCGCCAAGGGCGATCGCTCGAAGAATGGATGGACTTAA
- a CDS encoding SDR family oxidoreductase, which translates to MARSARQGRSLEEWMDLMNTNATGVFLSMKYELPHMLRQGGGVIVNNASVSGHVGFATIAPYSASKHAVISLTKVAALEYADKNIRVNSISPGAVDTPMLRRALTAWKTDFKAVSQDYPIKRIVNAEEIARSVMWLSSDDASCITGMDVDATGGYLTK; encoded by the coding sequence ATGGCACGGAGTGCCCGCCAAGGGCGATCGCTCGAAGAATGGATGGACTTAATGAACACGAATGCAACAGGTGTGTTCTTATCCATGAAGTATGAACTGCCTCATATGTTGCGGCAAGGCGGCGGGGTTATAGTAAATAACGCCTCGGTTTCTGGACACGTCGGCTTTGCAACTATTGCTCCCTACAGCGCTAGCAAACACGCGGTTATCTCCTTAACCAAAGTTGCAGCTTTGGAATACGCAGACAAGAATATTCGCGTCAATTCAATTTCACCCGGAGCAGTCGATACTCCAATGCTACGACGAGCGCTAACAGCTTGGAAAACTGACTTTAAGGCAGTTTCTCAAGATTATCCCATCAAGCGCATAGTCAATGCAGAAGAAATTGCGAGATCCGTGATGTGGTTGAGTTCTGATGATGCGAGTTGCATCACGGGCATGGATGTTGATGCTACAGGCGGTTATTTGACTAAGTAG
- a CDS encoding SDR family oxidoreductase — MDSMNGKVAIVTGGSSGIGRAAAIAFAKAGAKVVVAARRTTEGEQTIQLIQQVGGEGLFIQTDVTKAVEIEALVNKTIETYGRLDFAFNNAGSGKASPLIEMSEEDWDAEITVNLKSIWLCMKYEIPAMQKTGSGAIVNMSSQGALMGVPNYSAYGAAKGGVISLSRAAAAEYAKDKIRVNVVSPGAVKTDLWAGAPPEMLEQLAAGIPLQRIGEPEDIGEAVVWLCSDAASFMTGHNLVLDGGYTAVV, encoded by the coding sequence ATGGATAGTATGAATGGAAAAGTTGCAATTGTCACTGGTGGTAGTTCCGGAATTGGTCGCGCTGCTGCGATCGCCTTCGCAAAAGCAGGTGCAAAGGTGGTTGTTGCAGCACGGCGCACGACAGAAGGAGAACAAACGATTCAGTTGATTCAGCAAGTCGGTGGCGAAGGACTATTCATTCAAACTGATGTTACGAAAGCTGTTGAGATCGAAGCATTAGTCAACAAAACCATAGAAACCTATGGTCGCCTTGATTTTGCTTTCAATAATGCAGGTTCCGGCAAAGCTAGCCCGTTGATAGAGATGTCCGAGGAAGACTGGGATGCAGAGATTACTGTCAACTTGAAGTCGATCTGGCTGTGCATGAAATATGAGATTCCGGCAATGCAAAAAACTGGATCTGGTGCGATCGTCAATATGTCTTCCCAAGGGGCGTTGATGGGTGTGCCCAATTACTCAGCATATGGTGCAGCCAAAGGCGGCGTGATTTCCCTTTCGCGTGCAGCAGCGGCAGAGTACGCAAAAGATAAAATCCGCGTTAATGTCGTGAGTCCAGGGGCAGTCAAAACTGATTTGTGGGCAGGGGCACCACCAGAAATGTTGGAACAGCTGGCAGCGGGTATTCCCCTACAGAGAATTGGCGAACCTGAGGACATTGGAGAAGCAGTGGTTTGGCTATGTTCGGATGCTGCTTCATTCATGACGGGACATAACCTTGTTCTTGATGGTGGATACACAGCAGTGGTGTAG
- a CDS encoding aldo/keto reductase, with translation MQYTTLGHTGLLVSRLAFGAMTFGEGQLVPGVINNIDQNMADQMVNRALDAGINLFDTADAYTSGQSEVMLGKALGNRCHEAVIATKVGFRTGNAITDTGLSYRHIIASAEASLKRLGTDYIDLYQIHIPDPLTPPEETVRALDDLVRRGMVRYVGFSNLPAWKAARMLAIQERHGYARFVGAQMYYSLLGRDIEHEIVPFVEDTGIGILVWSPLASGFLSGKYTRETPVPEDARRKNFQFPPIDVEKGYEVIDLLKEIGQNHGASPAQVAIAWILTKSFISSVIIGANKMTHLEDNLGAAELKLSCHEVEQLDNLTAPQALYPGWMQAMGWDAKVKAALI, from the coding sequence ATGCAATACACAACATTAGGACACACAGGTTTACTCGTCTCCCGTCTCGCATTTGGCGCAATGACTTTTGGCGAAGGTCAACTGGTTCCCGGTGTCATCAACAACATAGATCAAAACATGGCAGACCAAATGGTCAACCGTGCCTTAGATGCAGGTATAAACTTATTCGACACAGCAGATGCTTATACAAGCGGGCAATCTGAAGTCATGCTAGGTAAAGCATTGGGAAACCGTTGCCATGAGGCAGTGATTGCGACTAAAGTAGGATTTCGTACAGGCAATGCAATTACTGATACTGGTCTTTCCTATCGCCACATCATCGCCTCTGCTGAAGCAAGTTTGAAGCGACTGGGAACGGACTACATTGATTTGTACCAAATACATATTCCCGATCCCCTGACACCACCAGAAGAAACGGTACGCGCCTTGGATGATTTGGTGCGGCGGGGAATGGTGCGTTATGTCGGCTTCTCCAACCTCCCAGCCTGGAAAGCTGCCCGGATGCTAGCAATTCAAGAACGTCATGGTTATGCTCGGTTTGTGGGAGCGCAAATGTATTACTCGCTACTAGGACGGGATATCGAACACGAGATTGTCCCGTTTGTGGAAGACACAGGTATCGGTATTTTGGTTTGGAGTCCTCTTGCCAGTGGTTTCCTGAGCGGTAAGTATACTCGTGAAACCCCTGTGCCTGAAGATGCTCGTCGCAAAAACTTCCAGTTTCCACCAATTGATGTAGAAAAGGGTTACGAAGTAATAGATTTACTGAAGGAGATTGGGCAGAATCACGGAGCATCACCCGCTCAGGTAGCCATTGCTTGGATTCTCACCAAATCTTTTATTTCATCGGTGATTATTGGTGCTAACAAAATGACGCATCTGGAAGACAATCTTGGTGCAGCTGAACTTAAGTTATCTTGCCATGAGGTGGAACAACTAGATAATTTGACTGCTCCACAAGCACTGTATCCTGGTTGGATGCAAGCAATGGGATGGGATGCGAAAGTGAAAGCGGCATTGATATAG
- a CDS encoding RidA family protein: protein MSKRVIRTDKAPSPVGPYNQAIAASGEMIFVAGQIPLDPNTGKIVGEGDVTQQTQQVMANLEAILTAAGATFQDVVKTSVYLADMNDFAAMNAVYAKSFDEATAPARACVQVSRLPKDVLVEIECIAVISS from the coding sequence ATGAGTAAAAGGGTTATTCGTACTGATAAAGCACCGTCACCAGTAGGACCGTATAATCAAGCGATCGCCGCTTCTGGTGAAATGATTTTTGTGGCTGGGCAAATTCCTCTTGATCCCAATACGGGGAAGATTGTTGGTGAGGGGGATGTGACGCAGCAAACACAACAGGTGATGGCGAATTTGGAGGCGATACTTACGGCTGCTGGGGCAACTTTTCAAGATGTGGTGAAAACAAGTGTGTACTTGGCAGATATGAATGATTTTGCGGCGATGAATGCGGTGTATGCAAAGTCTTTTGATGAGGCAACAGCGCCAGCGCGTGCGTGTGTGCAGGTATCACGTTTACCTAAGGATGTGTTGGTAGAAATTGAGTGTATCGCGGTGATTAGCAGTTGA
- a CDS encoding NUDIX domain-containing protein: protein MSYRNPAPTVDIIIELVDRPHRPIVLIERHNPPLGWAIPGGFVDYGESVEVAARREALEETGLQVELIEQFQVYSDPSRDPRQHTLSIVFLATATGTPQAGDDAKGIGIFESWRVPGHLCFDHDKILRDYWRYRHYGIRPRLS from the coding sequence ATGAGTTACCGAAATCCTGCTCCGACAGTTGATATCATCATCGAATTAGTTGACCGTCCTCATCGACCAATAGTGTTAATTGAGCGACATAATCCACCTTTAGGTTGGGCTATCCCTGGTGGTTTTGTAGATTACGGGGAATCTGTAGAGGTAGCGGCGCGGCGCGAAGCTTTGGAAGAGACTGGCTTGCAGGTGGAGTTGATTGAACAATTTCAGGTATACTCTGATCCCAGTCGCGATCCGCGTCAGCACACACTCAGCATTGTGTTTTTGGCAACGGCAACGGGTACACCTCAGGCGGGAGATGATGCTAAGGGTATAGGAATTTTTGAGTCTTGGCGTGTGCCTGGTCATTTGTGTTTTGACCATGATAAGATTCTGCGGGATTATTGGCGGTATCGGCATTATGGGATACGCCCAAGGTTGAGTTAA